GTTCCATCAGATTTTTCCAGCTAAGAGGTTGTGACATTTGTTACTCCTCAGAATCCAGAGCCACCCTAAGGGGTCAATGGGTTTTTGAGGGCTTTGAGAATCTCCACTAAAAGTTATCTTTTAAATCCCGGAAATGGAAGATTTGAACCTATACTTGTCCTCAGAATGACAAGCTATTTCCCCACCTATAAGTCAAGTTATCCTCCATTTATATTAAATCTAATATCTTATTTACAGGGAATTTGAAGTATCAACTATATGGcctgaactgaaaaaaaaaaaaagataaacatgtaCATTCCAAATCCCTAAAGCCCTTAAATCCAATGTTACTTTTTCCTAAGTATAAATCGCACCTTTCGCAATTTCCACtgtacataaataaattaaaggacCTTTGAAGTAAAAATGTGTAAGTTATTGACTGCCCTGAAAAAACAGCATGGTTgtttaagggtttttttgtttgttttttttttttcagtaaaaatgtTAGATCAGGGCAAACTCATCCAAACATAAAACTCAGTGCTCATAATAGGAGGCATGATCCAGTAGTTAAAAGTACTGGCCCCAATTCAAGCTAACAGAAATCAAAACCTGACTCAACAACTTTGTATctgtgtaaatttattttttctttctcttttctttctttttcactctgttacccaggctagagagtacagtggtgccatcatggctcactgcagccttgacctcctggccccaagtgattcctccacctcagcctcccaagtagctgggactagaggcatacaccaccatgcagagacagggtctcactatgttgcccaggctggttttgaactcctggactaaaattacagtcatgagccaccacacctggcttctatCTGTGTAACTTTCAACAATAAGCTTTTAGATTCTGTCTCAGTTCTCACAATTATAAACCACACATACAGTCAATATAATTATCCTAACAATTAAATGCATGAAGCATGGTGCCTcgtaaatagaaaacagtaaatgTTAACTTCTTTGAAATCAAGGTCTGCTTTCAGAATGGACTAAATGATCTCTCTTCAGAGCTCTTCATGAGGACAGAATCTCATTTATCTGACCTTTGGTTCTCTGGCATTCCCTGTGTTTTCATCATAAAGCCATACGTAGCTGAATCAGATCCACACTATCCCTGTTAGATGTCCTACAATAAATGGTCCAGCTATTTTCGGTTAATAATCAATTTCTTTGAGAATCTGACAAAAAGCAATGGGTCCCCTCACTCCAAAAATGCTTATTGGTGCAAAAGATGCATGTAACTTGGGAGTTGGGGAGGATCACAAATCCTGAGGAGACCCTGATTGAAACCCAGGTAAGACCTCTCACTCTAGACCGTCCTTCTACCTTGATACAATGCCCTGGATGGTTCATAGCTCCTCGTTGGAAGGTCTTTGGGCTCCCAAACACATCTGTTTTACCTGGTTCATGGTTCTGCGTAGGCAATGGCGTTGGAGGAACAAAGGTAGAGACCATTGTTGTCGTTGGCAGAGTTGTTGTCGTTGGAAGAGTTGTTGTCATTGGAAGAGTCGTTGTCGTTGGAAGGGTCGTTGTCGTTGGAAGAGTCATTGTCGTTGGAAGGGTCGTTGTCGTTGGAAGAGTTGTTGTCGTTGGCAGAGTTGTTGTCGTTGGCAGAGTTGTTGTCGTTGGAAGAGTTGTTGTCGTTGGAAGGGTCGTTGTCATTGGAAGAGTCGTTGTCATTGGAAGAGTCGTCATTGGAAGGGTTGTCGTTGGAAGAGTCGTTGTCGTTGTCATAAGAGTTGTTGTCGTTGGAAGGGTCGTTGTCGTTGGAagagttgttgttgttggaagGGTCGTTGTCGTTGGAACAGTGGTGCTTGTTCGAACAGTTCTGACAATTGGAGTAGTTGTGACCCTGGCTGGAGTCAGAAATCAACATGAGAATGAGCATGAGTCAAACAAGAAACAAGAGCCTCAGGCTGGAACCGTACCCTAGCACACCAATGACAGACTGTCCCAAGGTGGAATTAACTTCCTGAACTCTCAATCTTGGTCATTGCCCAGCTAGAAACTGTGACAGGAGAGGGCTTTGGAGACATGCCCCTTCTTCCAAAAGAAGAGAAGATATATTGAAAGGTGCATGCATATTCAGAAATAAGAACAGATGCCTCATATTTGCACTGAAGCACTTTTCTGgggtcagggtctcactctgtcatccaggctggactgtagtggcatgatcagctcactgctgccttgaactcccaggctcaagcaatcctcctgtgtcagattcccaagtagctgggactacatgcaggcatcaccacccctggctaattttaaaaaaaaaaacaaaactttttttgtagaggctgggtgtggtggctcaggcctgtaacgccagcactttgtggggccaagttgggtggactacttcagctcaggagttcagagttcaagaccagtctgggcaacagggcgaaaccacaactctacaaaaaatagccaagtgtggtgacacatgcctgtaatctcagctacttgaaagACTGAAGCACAATAATTgattgaaccccagaggtggagattgcagtgagtagagactgggccactgcactccagcctgagaaacagagtaagaccctgtttcaaaaaaaaaaagaattgacctTATCTTGCTCACCCTTATGAGGGAAACAATCCAAGTCCAAAAGCTAAGAGACTGCAAATTAAAGTTCCtcttacttaaaaagaaaatagagacatAGCTTATTAAGGTCATAGGTATTGGGTTCTATTATCATTGTAAGACCTTAGTGAAAGAAGATTCACTAAGAAAAAgcaatggctgggcgcggtggctcacgcctgtaatcccagagctttgggaagccaaggcgggtagaacgcctgaggtcagaagtttgagaccagcctggccaacatggtgaaaccccatctttactaaaaatacaaaaattagctgggcgtggtggcatgcgcctgtagtccagctactcaggaggccgaggcaggagaattgcttgaacccaggagctggaggttgcagtgagctgagatgaagccactgcaccccagcctgggcgacagagcaagactctgtctcaaaaaaacaaaacaaaaaatcagcagtaaggctgggtgctgtggctcacgcctgtaggcccagccctttgggagaccaagacaagtggatcgcttgagcccataagtttgagaccaacctgggcaacatagtgaaaccatacctctacaaaaaaaattgatgggtgcagcacagcaacatggcacaagtatacatatgtaacaaacctgtacgttatgcacatgtaccctagaacttaaagtataataataataaaaaataaataaataaataaataagaattttacagagaccataaaaaaaaaaaaaaaaaaattagccgggcatggtgaggcacccctgtagtcccagatactcaggaggctgaggcaggagaatcacttgaacccagcaggcgggggttgcagtgagtagcaatcacaccactgcactccagcctgctacctgggcaacagagtgagactctgtctcaaaaagaaaaaaaaaaaaaaggcccagtgtggtggcttacgcctataatcccagcactttgggaggctgaggcaggtggatcatttgaggtcaggagttcgagaccagcctggccaacatggtgaaaccccatctctaccaatacaaaataccaaaattagctgggtgtggtagcgccagctactcgggaggctgaggcaggagaattgcttgaacctgggaggcagagggttgcagtgagccataattgtgccactgcacttcaacctgggcgacagcaagactctgtctcaaaaaataaattaattaattaaaaaggacAGTTCTTTAAGGTGAATAAATTCAGCTTGATAAAAATATTCACTGTATTTTACTACGGAACAGTAAATGCTATTTCTTGGACCAATTACTCTGTTTGAAGTACATTCGGCCCTCCATATTTGTGGGTTCTACATCCGTAGATACAACCAAGACTTTGGATGGAAAATGTACAGGGGAAAAAGAAGGATATGTTGTCTGCTGTACTGAACAAATATGGACTTTTTTGTtggtcattattccctaaataatGCAGTATAACAACCAAttgcatagtatttacattgtattaggggttataagtaatctagaggtgatttaaagcATATGGGACTATGTGCATAGTTTACATGCAaatactgcaccattttacataagggacttgagcatctgcagattttggtatcaagggggtcctggaaccagtttcCCATGGATATCAAGGAACAATTGTACTGTTTTAGGAGCTAGTTTGCTGACTCTAGCCTGACCTTGAATTATGCTTGGCCTTGTAACTTCATCTACacaaaaattattctatttcCCAAGAAcaagagtttattttaaaacaggaCTTACAAGAACCTCCTCTTTCcctattaagaaaaaagaaaattactaccAAACAGAAAATTCAATGAACTAGCaagaaatgtcaaagaaaaacTTACGTGGCCCAATCTTCAATGATATGGTGATTTTCATGTCATTGAACCACCCACTGTGCTGAACACGGCAACAATATATGCCACTGTCAGACACAGCTGTATTTGCTATAGTCAAAGAGACATCCCTGCGTGAAAGGTTCCCCAATAGCTTATAGCGTGTCTCCTTCCGATAGGTGACGTGGGTTCCATTGGTCCAGACAATGCCATCTGGGCATGAGAAAGCAGAACATGTGCCTCTATTCCAGCACATGGATGTGATAGCTCCGTTGTAGCGGCAGGGCAGTGTGATAGGTAGACCTGCCACTCCATCAACATTTACAGAATCAGCTACAGAATCTGCAATGAAGAAAAGACAAACTGAGAATGAGCCTTAACATttcttcttggctgggcacggtggctcacgcctgtaatccaagaactttgggaggccaaggagggcggatcaaccgaggccaggagttcaagaccagcctaaccaacatggcaaaacccgatctctaccaaaaaaaaaaaaaaaaatacaaaaattagcagggtgtggtggtggagtcccagctactcaggaggctgaggcagggggaagtgcttgaacccgggaggcggaggttgcagcaagctgagctcgcaccactacactccagcctcggcgacagagcagactctgtcCTCCCACGCCCCccaaaaaaaatgtttctctgaatttttttttacttgttttactttctttaaaaaaatattttattcattttttaattgtttattttttagagagagagtcttgctctgtcacccaggttgtagtacagtggcacaaagatcttggctcactgctaccccCGCCTCCCGAGTTGAAGAaattctcatgcatcagcctcccaagtaactggaattacaggcatgtgccaccacatccggctaatttttgtatttttagtagagacagggtttcactatgttggccaggctggtcttgaactcctgacctcaagtgatccgcccatctaagcctcccaaagtgctgggatcacaggcgtgagctgccaagCCCAGCCTTGTAAATTGACATTATAGCTggaattttttccccctttttccaaGTTAGCTGATATAgctggaattttttaaatttgagattacaagcatttttttatgttaccatccttttaattttttttttttttttaaacaaagtcttgctatgatgcttgaactcctggcctcaagtctggagttgctgggattacaggcataaaccgcTGCACCTGGCTTAGCATCTTCTCCAACAGTATTGCTCAGGGGATATATTTacaagtaaaacattttattgtacTGTGTGATATTCAAGCTGTTTCTCATTTTTACCAGTGTAAATAACTTCACATAACCTTTCTACACAAAACTTTTTGCATTTAGTTTTCTTAATAGGATATAATTCTGAGATTATCAGTATAAAGTGCAggaacattttccattttttcataaatatggCCAAAATCCTTTCCAAAAGGTTTGAACCAAATAACATTCAAGTAATGCGAGTGTGTATTTCACCCTGTGTTTGTTAGATATCTGCTTACCATTGATTTTTCAATAGGTAAGAAATGCATGTGGCTTTTCAAAATGAAACAGCACCAAAGGGCATACAGTGAAAAGTCCCCCTCCCACTCCAGTCCCCAGTCTGCTCTACTAGATCCAATTGCTGCATCAGTTGAAAACAGCTTTTTgatgggcacagtgtctcacacctgcaatcccagcactttgagaggccaaggtgggaggatctcttgagcccaggagtttatcccagatatttgggaggctgaagtagggaGATCATTTGGGCCCTGgagaggtcgaggttgcagtgagccaagaatgccctactgaactccagcctgaatgacagagcaagaccttatgtccaaaaagaaaaggaaagagaaaataaataggttttttttttaatttgcatttacatttcaaattttaattttcagccaggcacggtggctcatgcctgtaatcccagcactttggaaggttgaggcaggcggatcactggaggtcaggagttcgagaccagcctggccaacatggtgaaaccctgtctctactaaaaacacaaaacttagtcCAGGCACAgcagcttacgcctgtaatcccagcagtttgggaggccaaggcgggcagatcacttcaggtcaggggctccagaccagcctggccaacatagcaaagccctgtctctactgaaaaaaaaaaaaaaaatacaaaaaaaagtagctggacgtggtggtgcatgcctgtaatcccagctactcgggaggctgaggcaggaggatctcttgaacctgggaggcagaggttgcagtgagtgagatcatgccattgcacattgccctccagtctggacaacagagggagactccgtctcaaaaaaaaaaaaaaagaaattattttttgtatttttagtagaaacaaggtttcaccatcttggccaagctgatcttgaactcctgaacctgtgatcctcccacctcggcctcccaaagtgctgagttatttatttatttatttattttttgagacgaagtctcactctgtcacccaggctggagtgcagtggtgcgatcttggctcactgcaagctccacctcctgggttcacgccattcttctgcctcagcctcctgagtagctgggactacaggtgcccgccaccacgcccggctaattttttgtatttttagtagaggtggggtttcaccatgttagccagaatggtctcgatctcctgacctcatgatcctcccacctcagcctcccaaagtgctgggattacaggagtgagccaccgctcctggccgcCAATAAATTCTTATTTACTTTTGCCTAATactagtatcttttttttttttttttttttggattacaCATACAATGCATGCTATTACAATTTGGTTATAGAAGTATATAATGAGAGGTTATCTTTCCCCCATAATCCCAAAGGCACATATCACTCCAGaaatttgtgtttaaaatttagGATATGCCTATTTCTATCTTTCCTTATCTCATAGAATGTTTTGAATTAAagtgtttatttcaaaataaaatacttaggccaggtgtggtggctcacgcctataatcccagcactttgggagactcaggtgggaggatcacttgagcccaggaggtggaggctgcagtgaatcaagattgcccaactaggccaggcgcggtgactcacacctggaatcccagcactttgggaggccaagacaggtggatcacaaggtcaggagtgcaagatcagcttggtcaagatggtgaaagcttgtctttactaaaaatacaaaaaaattagctgggagtggtggcaggtacctgtaatcccagctactcaggagactgagagagaattgcttgaacctagagggcggaggttgcagtgagccaagatcgcgccactgcactctagcctcggcaacacagtgagactctgtctcaaaaaaaaaaaaaagattccccaactgcactccagagtgagacctcatgaagagagagagagaaagaaaaggaaggaaggaaggaaggaaggaaggaaggaaggaaggaaggaaggaaggaaggaaggaaggaaggaaggaaggaaggaaggaaagaaagaattgaatGTGGCTGAAAAAATCGAATGGCACAAAAGAATACAACAAAGATTaaccctccctccacctcccaccctccgCCCCCATCCCGCAGTACCCACTGTCACTATTTCCTATATACATGTGTCTATGCATATACATCTAACCAGTCCCTTTTTGTTTAAACACAAATGGCAGCATGTGACACACTGTGCTGCATCTTGCCTTGTTCATTTAGCCATGAATATTGTAATTCATAGCAGTTAAGCAATTTCTTTGGCCTAAAACTCTATTCTGGTCCTGCTCACTGGTTAATTCATAGCCATACAACAGTGCACAAAGAACATCTACTTTcatccaccaccaccatcccctccccttcccctaccCCATTCTCTGGGCTTCTAAACCCCCGCTATTCTCTTCTTCCCGCCCAGGGCACCTACTCACTTACCTGCCAGATGTAGGATGAGGCTTAAGATGACCACTTGAGGATGCATTATAGGATCAGCCTGAAGGAAAATGAGCAGACAGGCTGGTTGGTACACCCCACCAGATGGTATCTGATCAAGTCCTAATTCTCAGATTGCAACTTATCTTTGGATGATTCCTATGAGCCTGCTCTGATGGAAATGAGACCACATACAACAGCTTCCGCGCTCTGTTAGTTCCCTGCGGCTAAGAGCTCTGTGCCTTCCAAAGGACCAGGAAAGCGGTCCACAGAAACAGCCCCTGACTTCCCAGCTTCTTCCCCACACATAGGCTCCAAACTGACTCCTGGTCCTGATACAGGGGATCGGggaacaaacaaaaaggaaactggAAGCAGAGAACCAGCGTGGCTCAATGGCAGCACAAGAGCAAAGGCCAGCCTTCCAGTGGCGGAGCTGCACTTGCTTTTCAGAGTAAACTGGGCCTCTGGTGGACGTGGGGCTTTTCCTGCTCAGTGGCTACAACGATTCATCCCCAGCCTTAACAGTGACATTGCCAAGTTTGCCGTTAGCAAGAGGAATTGACAGTGAATATGAATCACTGTGCCTAACCTTTCATGCCCGTGGACAGCGTGATTGAGACTGCAGCTCCTTACCATGGGATTTCAAGAGAAAGCTTCAGGAAACAGAAGTCTGGAGCAGACTTACGTTCAGATCCAAGCTCTGTCACTCACAATGCTGGATAACCCTGAGCCTTCCTGAGTTCTCTTCAAACCTCTATTCCCTCAGTTGTAAAATAGCACTAAAAATGTTTCCTCTGTCTCCCACCAAGGATTGATATAATAAGCAAAAAGGGCCACAGAAGAACTTCGAAAACTAAACCTACGTAGGCACTAACAGCACTAGCTAAGGTTTTTGGGGAATACTATATAGCAGGCTCTGTGTCAAGCACCCACATGCGTTAAATCAGGCTGTTGACTTCTGCTCTTAATCATTAAACCATGCAAACGTAAGTAAGCTCGCCTAGTACTTCATTAACTCCTCTTCTGGTCTGAGATTTCGGTAACTTCCAAGGAGGCAGTGGTGCTCTGTATCTTGCATCTCATGACAGGGTTCATGAGGAAGTGGTCTTGGCTTACTGTGGCCATGGGTCGCAGGCTCCCAGGAGTGGGAACTCCTGACTCCAGCAGCCAGCAGCCTCTGTACTCTGACATGATGTCTGATACTACTAACTGGTGACCCAGACACTATTTGGCCTACAAGCGTTTTGTATGGCAGcgtttaaaaattcatttcttgaccaggcgcggtggcttgccCCTGTAACGCCaaccaatcacctgaggtcgggagttcaagaccagcctggctaacgtggtgaaaccctgtctctactaaaaatacaaacattagctgggcgtggtggcgggcgcctgtaatcccagatacttaggaggctgaggcagaagaattgcttgaacctggaaggtggaggttgcagtgagatcaagccattgcactctagcctgggcgacaagagcaaaactccatctcaaaaataaaaataaaaattcatttcttgccaggcacagtggctcacgcctgtaatcccaacactttgggaggccaaggcgagtggatcacctgaggtcaggagtttgagaccaacctgggcaacatagcaagactccctctctgcaaaaaaaacaagaaacaaaaaataatagtcAGGCCTGGTgtacatgactgtagtcccagctactcaggaggctgaggcaggaggattttttgagcccagcagttggaggctatgattgtgccactgcataccagcctgggtgacagagcaagaccctgtttcttaaggaaaaaaaagatttaacaaaaaattaagcTAATTCAATTCAACCAGTCATTACTAACACATTGAGTTGATGGGACATGACTCAATATACTAAGGACGTGAAAAATCCAAAATTGTGCAATTGGGCAGGGACATGGGCAAGTAAGCAACTAATGAAATCAGGATGAGTGaggtaaaggtaaatatataatCAGATTACGTCATTCCCCCACTTATAACCCTCTCATACCTCTCTcagaaaaactaataataataattcctaaaTCTTTACTCAAATTACTGAAGCCCTGGCGATCTGGCCCTGACCTACCCCATAGATTTCTTCTACCACTTTCTCCCCTGCTGACTCAGCCCCAGCCACTAGAGCTTTCTTTCCAACTTGCCTCAACCCTAAGGCCTTTTCCATGGCTGTGTTCTCCATCTAGCTCCCCGGTCccaccattttctcttttttccttttcatttttatcctgGCTTGAATGTTACCTCCCTGGACATTTCACTGGTCCTTCAATCTAAAGTAGCCAAGCAGTCCCTCTTACTATTATTACCTTATTTCCCTTATTCCATTTTATCTGTATGTGCAGTATATGTGGTGTCTGACTATAGTCCCTCCTGTAGAGTGTTGCCCAGTAGAATTTTGGTAATGGAGTTATTCTGGTAACGGAGTTATTCTGGAACTGATGAACCAAAGAGAGTCAAGACAGGGATACGGAGCTAAGGCTCTGAGATGTTACATAACTGTACAATTCCATAGATTTGAATTTGAATTCCATAGGATCGAGTCTGTCTCCAGTAGAATATTGGTAACGGAGTTGTTCTGTGTGTCGTGCACTacagcagccactagccacatataactattaagcacttgaaatgtggctagggCAATGaaggcatttttaatttttttttgttttttttcctaagacagagtctgactgtgtcacccaggctggagtgcagtgtcacaactcggctcagtgcaacctccatctcctgggtttaagcgattctcttgccgcagtctcctgagtagctgggactacagacatacgccaccatgcctggctaatttttgtatttttagcagaggcggggttttaccatgttggccaggctgggctcaaactcccggcctcaagtgatcccctcacctcaacttccaaaagtgctgggattacaggtgtgagctgccatgcctggcttaaaattttttatttaatttcattttaattaaaatttccgatcgcttgagcccaggagacagtcTTCGGGgagttgagatggcaccactacactcaagccttAGATGACAGagctttcaaaaaaataaattaattaaaaataaaaaaataaaatttaaattgtcaCACATAGCGACTGTGTTGCATGGCACCCAACTCCAGACTATAAACTCCTTTAAGGCAATTTAAGTATTACTTGAGaccgggcatggttgctcacacctgtaatcctcccaaaggaggctgaggcaggaggatcacttgaggtcaggagttccaaaccagcctggccaacatggtgaaaccccatctctactaaaaatgcaaaaattagccaggcatggttgcaggtgcctgtaatcccagctactcaggaggctgagagaggagaatcacctgaacccgagaggcggaggttgccgtgagccgagatcatgccactgcactctggcctgggccacagagtaagacttcttaaaaaaaaacaaagttattaattgaacagataaacaaatggaaacacaaacCCATAGAGAAACACCATTCATTTTGACGATGGGGTGTGGAGGGTGAGaagaatttcttaaaaagttacaTGTGAGAAGAATGGGTGGAGGGTGTTTCAAGTAGAGGAAATGAGGAGCCAGAGAGAGCCAAGAATCTGAGATGTTACTTAACTGTACATTCCATAGGATTGAATTTTCTGACACACGACCATCTCCCATGAGAGATGCCTGTGTTCTAAAGACTCCCAAATAATATAGcaca
This DNA window, taken from Macaca fascicularis isolate 582-1 chromosome 6, T2T-MFA8v1.1, encodes the following:
- the HAVCR1 gene encoding hepatitis A virus cellular receptor 1 isoform X3, translating into MTKRKPGYSCLDFRSFICEADPIMHPQVVILSLILHLADSVADSVNVDGVAGLPITLPCRYNGAITSMCWNRGTCSAFSCPDGIVWTNGTHVTYRKETRYKLLGNLSRRDVSLTIANTAVSDSGIYCCRVQHSGWFNDMKITISLKIGPPRVTTTPIVRTVRTSTTVPTTTTLPTTTTLPTTTTLPTTTTLMTTTTTLPTTTLPMTTLPMTTTLPMTTTLPTTTTLPTTTTLPTTTTLPTTTTLPTTTTLPTTMTLPTTTTLPTTTTLPMTTTLPTTTTLPTTTMVSTFVPPTPLPTQNHEPVATSPSSPQPAETHPMTLLGATRTQPTSSPLYSYTTDGSDTVTESSDGLWNNNQTQLSPEHSPQMVNTTEGIYAGVCISVLVLLAVLGVVIAKKYFFKKEIQQLSVSFSSHQIKTLQNAVKKEVHAEDNIYIENNLYAMNQDPVVLFESLRP
- the HAVCR1 gene encoding hepatitis A virus cellular receptor 1 isoform X1 encodes the protein MHPQVVILSLILHLADSVADSVNVDGVAGLPITLPCRYNGAITSMCWNRGTCSAFSCPDGIVWTNGTHVTYRKETRYKLLGNLSRRDVSLTIANTAVSDSGIYCCRVQHSGWFNDMKITISLKIGPPRVTTTPIVRTVRTSTTVPTTTTLPTTTTLPTTTTLPTTTTLMTTTTTLPTTTLPMTTLPMTTTLPMTTTLPTTTTLPTTTTLPTTTTLPTTTTLPTTTTLPTTMTLPTTTTLPTTTTLPMTTTLPTTTTLPTTTMVSTFVPPTPLPTQNHEPVATSPSSPQPAETHPMTLLGATRTQPTSSPLYSYTTDGSDTVTESSDGLWNNNQTQLSPEHSPQMVNTTEGIYAGVCISVLVLLAVLGVVIAKKYFFKKEIQQLSVSFSSHQIKTLQNAVKKEVHAEDNIYIENNLYAMNQDPVVLFESLRP
- the HAVCR1 gene encoding hepatitis A virus cellular receptor 1 isoform X2, with amino-acid sequence MHPQVVILSLILHLADSVADSVNVDGVAGLPITLPCRYNGAITSMCWNRGTCSAFSCPDGIVWTNGTHVTYRKETRYKLLGNLSRRDVSLTIANTAVSDSGIYCCRVQHSGWFNDMKITISLKIGPPRVTTTPIVRTVRTSTTVPTTTTLPTTTTLPTTTTLPTTTTLMTTTTTLPTTTLPMTTLPMTTTLPMTTTLPTTTTLPTTTTLPTTTTLPTTTTLPTTTTLPTTMTLPTTTTLPTTTTLPMTTTLPTTTTLPTTTMVSTFVPPTPLPTQNHEPATSPSSPQPAETHPMTLLGATRTQPTSSPLYSYTTDGSDTVTESSDGLWNNNQTQLSPEHSPQMVNTTEGIYAGVCISVLVLLAVLGVVIAKKYFFKKEIQQLSVSFSSHQIKTLQNAVKKEVHAEDNIYIENNLYAMNQDPVVLFESLRP
- the HAVCR1 gene encoding hepatitis A virus cellular receptor 1 isoform X4, whose translation is MCWNRGTCSAFSCPDGIVWTNGTHVTYRKETRYKLLGNLSRRDVSLTIANTAVSDSGIYCCRVQHSGWFNDMKITISLKIGPPRVTTTPIVRTVRTSTTVPTTTTLPTTTTLPTTTTLPTTTTLMTTTTTLPTTTLPMTTLPMTTTLPMTTTLPTTTTLPTTTTLPTTTTLPTTTTLPTTTTLPTTMTLPTTTTLPTTTTLPMTTTLPTTTTLPTTTMVSTFVPPTPLPTQNHEPVATSPSSPQPAETHPMTLLGATRTQPTSSPLYSYTTDGSDTVTESSDGLWNNNQTQLSPEHSPQMVNTTEGIYAGVCISVLVLLAVLGVVIAKKYFFKKEIQQLSVSFSSHQIKTLQNAVKKEVHAEDNIYIENNLYAMNQDPVVLFESLRP